CCGCCGGCCGATTTAATCGCATCTATCTGCTTGCCGCGGCATCTTCTGCAGACGATCAGAAAGCACTCTTCCGTGTGGGCAATCGCGCCGCCGAGTTGAACATTCAATCGTGGACCGGCTGGATTGGCCAGTGGGACACGCGCATCTGGACAAACACTCCGGACCGTGACTGGGCCGTCTCCGCCAATCATGTCTCATCTTCCCTCCGTTCGCCGAACGAATCCAAACCGCCCGCATGGCGCTACCCCGATGACTACGTTGGATTGAAGCCCGGTTACATCAAGCAGGCTGCACTGGGCTGGTACGCGTCTCACCATCACACCGCAGAGGGACTCAACGAGCCGTACCAGTATTCCTATCTCTTCGTGTACTCGCTGGATCTACCCGTGGGCGCTCGCACGCTTACGCTTCCGAACAACGACAAGATTCGCATTCTGTCGGTCTCGGTTGTCGGCGACAGTCCATCCCTGATCCCGGCGTCGCCGCTATTCGACACGCTGGGTAGTTCAAACCCCTAAAGCAATTCATACGGAAAACAACCCTCTCATTTAGCTGGATATGCATTGACTAATAAGACCAGTCATATGCACTTGTGGGAAGTGATCGGCAGAAGTCCGATCACTTCCCACAAAATGACACATAACGATGGTCGCCTCTCCCAGCTATTCGAGCGTAATCATATGGCGCTCGTTACACTAACTCATCCAACAGCACAAAGATCGGGACAGGCCAGTGATGCGGTCGCCAATGTTGCTCTGCGCGGGAGATATAGCACCGGCTCTCCTTGTTCGGATGTGACCGGCCTACTGCAGAGTTGTAGCTGCCTTGCAGTCACGGGCTTGAGGCTTGCAGCGACGTATGTATACGTAACTAAGGAGCAGCAACTTGCTCCTTAGGGAGCGCGCGCATCGTCTCTGCAGAGCTAAGTAGTGGGCCGAAATAGAGACCTTGCCCAGTCAAGCAACCGAAACCTCGCAACATATCGTATTGACACTCGTTTTCAATCCCCTTGGCGATGACATCAAGCGATAAGCTGGAAGCCAACATTCCGATAGCTTGAACGATTGCATCGATCGCCTTCTCAGAGTGCATCCGTTGAACGAAGGTGCGATCAATCGTTAGGGCGTCCACTGGATAATCTCCCAATTGCGCAAGACTCGAACAACCTGTACCAAAGTTGTCCAGGACAATGCGTATTCCGTATTCTCGTAATTTTCGTAACGCGCGGACGATGAACTCTGACCCTCGCGCAAAAAGCGCAAGTTCGGTAATTTCAATCTCGATCAATGAAGGCTCAATGTGGAATTTGTCGAGGTCTCTCAGAAGGCGTTCCGCGAAATCATCTCGCAGAAACTCGGCCGGGGCAGCATTCATTGAAATTGGAAGCAGAGCAGTCCCCGTCTTCTTCCAGGCCGCCATGTCGCTAAAAACTCTCTTTCGCAAGTGGCAGCTAAGCTGCGTCGCGAGTTCGTAGTCCCTGTAGGTCTCTGCGAGAGTGCTAGCCGGTTGCAGGCCGGATTCAGGGTCGCGCCAACTCAGCAGAGCCTCGAACCCGATTACGGAAAAATCGGGGAGGTTTATTTTGGGTTGATACCGCGGCTCGATCACCCTGTTGTGCAGGATCTGCGCGGCAAGATTGAATTGAGCTACCGCGCGCTCAATCGTTTCCATCATTCGGGCATCGAAGATGCGAAACCCACCGCGACCGTTAGCCTTCAGCTCTTTCAGCGCGGCATCTCCACAGCGAGATAATGTCTCGATATCCTGTGCATCTCGCGGAAAAAGAGCGCAGCCTATGCTCATTCCCCCATTGATCTGATTGCCGTTATAGGTAATGGGAGATGTCATTTGCGAAAGAGCTCGTCCGGCCGCGTTGCGTACATCTTCCTCATCTCTGATATTGCGAATGATGATCGCAAATTCGTCGCCGCCAAGCCTAGCCACAATTCCTGAATCTGAAAAAGATGTCTTGAGGCGCCTGGAGATGGCTTGCAGGAGATGATCCCCGGCTGGATGTCCCAAGGTATCGTTGACTTGTTTGAAGTGATCGAGATCAATCAGAAGGAAACCAAATTGTTCGCCCGTCCGACGGGCGTTTTTAATCAAATGCCTTAGTTTAATTCGGAGTGACCTGCGATTTAGCAATCCAGTCAAGCTATCAATTTCGCTCGCGATTCGAAGCCGCCTCTCGGCCTCGCGCTGTAGCGTCACTTCTCTGGAGACACAAAAAATCGCAGTCGTCCGGCCGTGCTCATCTACCAGCGGGGTGAGGATATTATCCCAATACTGAGGCTTTTGACCTGGTAGTTGGCTAAGTCCAGGGAAGCGCGCATTCTTCCCCTGCCGGGCCATAGCCAAGGCTCTTCCTCCACGATTGTGTACTTCCTTGGGGAGGAGATTGAGCCATCGCATGCCAAAGCCGGAGTCCTCCGAAACACCGAGGGCGACACAACCTGATTTATTCATCGCGGCAAGCGAGCCGTCAGGATTAATGACCTTGATGCAATCGACACTGATATCCAGCATGTCGCGCTGGAGCCTTGTGTTTTCTTCAAGGGCCTGCTGGCGAGCACGCAGCTCTTGAATATCGGTGCAGCTACCTAGCCATCGAATTACCTCACGGTACTCGTTGTGCTGTGCCCGAGCCTGAACCAGAAACCACCGATGATCTCCGGATCGATGGCGGAGGCGACATTCACAGACGAAAGGGGAATCTGTTTCATTCGATTGTGTCCAGCGACTCAGGACTTCGCAATAGTCATCCGGATGCACCCAGTTTAGCCAGTTCCCTAAGCCTGGTTCGCCCGCCTTGGACCCGGTATAGTCGTTCCATCTCCGATTGAA
This is a stretch of genomic DNA from Granulicella sp. WH15. It encodes these proteins:
- a CDS encoding EAL domain-containing protein, whose product is MPTFFIQDSDSEGAAFQSALSYCLSQNHPTAHTTPAELSGHAEVVLDLLSEMIWTMRPDGSSEYFNRRWNDYTGSKAGEPGLGNWLNWVHPDDYCEVLSRWTQSNETDSPFVCECRLRHRSGDHRWFLVQARAQHNEYREVIRWLGSCTDIQELRARQQALEENTRLQRDMLDISVDCIKVINPDGSLAAMNKSGCVALGVSEDSGFGMRWLNLLPKEVHNRGGRALAMARQGKNARFPGLSQLPGQKPQYWDNILTPLVDEHGRTTAIFCVSREVTLQREAERRLRIASEIDSLTGLLNRRSLRIKLRHLIKNARRTGEQFGFLLIDLDHFKQVNDTLGHPAGDHLLQAISRRLKTSFSDSGIVARLGGDEFAIIIRNIRDEEDVRNAAGRALSQMTSPITYNGNQINGGMSIGCALFPRDAQDIETLSRCGDAALKELKANGRGGFRIFDARMMETIERAVAQFNLAAQILHNRVIEPRYQPKINLPDFSVIGFEALLSWRDPESGLQPASTLAETYRDYELATQLSCHLRKRVFSDMAAWKKTGTALLPISMNAAPAEFLRDDFAERLLRDLDKFHIEPSLIEIEITELALFARGSEFIVRALRKLREYGIRIVLDNFGTGCSSLAQLGDYPVDALTIDRTFVQRMHSEKAIDAIVQAIGMLASSLSLDVIAKGIENECQYDMLRGFGCLTGQGLYFGPLLSSAETMRALPKEQVAAP